The following coding sequences are from one Desulfosporosinus orientis DSM 765 window:
- a CDS encoding endonuclease MutS2: MNANKTLEFNSILEALTDHALSQKAKEKLLSLKPFLSERECKSKMQETTEARKILEGIGTPPLASMKELDKILDLTVKGSMLTPEQLTSICGFISSCKRMKKYLKKAEAFNADIAFYGHSFSPLDMLFEEIERCIRNETVDDDASPALRDIRRKIENTKSAVKMKLEGILRSKKEWFTDGYVTIRNGRFVLPVKKGYKNQLSGTVIDTSSTGGTCFIEPTAVRKLQEELGILEIEEDNEIRKILYTLTVLVDEHINELRINKDCMETLDVTFAKAKLSVEMKAVPVSITTERKIIIKQGRHPLLKPDLCVPLDFEIRGDLRDNAVNGVVITGPNTGGKTVALKTIGLLSMMAQSGLHVPVSPDSVFSMHNNIFCDIGDGQSISENLSTFSSHIKNIVDILKGVTSESLVLLDELGSGTDPAEGMGLAIAILEELNQRGCLFVATTHYPEIKDFAKNTKGLMNARMEFDRENLQPLYKLQIGEAGESCALYIAQRLGFPGRMLKRAQEEAYGGRSTVSRDIPTILFDEDNPKINTVSNTKIQKEIPKEKALSRSESFNIGDCVRVYPQKLLGVIYKKTNEKGELGVQIKDKKQLINHKRLKLFIPASELYPEDYDFSIIFDTVKNRKARHQLQKGHDVVIEYEEDLDFNE, from the coding sequence ATGAACGCAAACAAGACACTGGAATTTAATAGTATACTTGAAGCTTTAACCGATCACGCACTTTCTCAAAAGGCAAAAGAAAAATTGCTCTCACTAAAGCCATTTTTAAGTGAGCGAGAGTGCAAATCCAAAATGCAGGAAACAACAGAGGCGCGCAAAATTTTAGAGGGCATAGGCACGCCGCCCTTGGCATCAATGAAAGAGCTTGATAAGATATTAGATTTAACTGTGAAAGGCTCTATGCTGACCCCGGAACAGCTCACAAGTATCTGTGGTTTTATTTCTTCATGCAAAAGGATGAAAAAATATCTTAAAAAGGCTGAAGCTTTCAATGCGGACATAGCGTTTTATGGTCATTCTTTTAGTCCGCTTGATATGCTTTTTGAGGAAATTGAGCGCTGTATCAGAAATGAAACGGTTGACGATGATGCTTCTCCTGCCCTTCGTGATATACGCAGAAAAATAGAGAACACAAAATCTGCCGTTAAAATGAAGCTTGAGGGTATACTTCGCAGTAAAAAAGAATGGTTCACAGATGGATATGTCACTATCCGTAATGGCCGGTTTGTATTGCCGGTTAAAAAGGGCTATAAAAATCAGTTGAGCGGAACAGTTATTGATACTTCAAGCACAGGCGGCACCTGTTTTATTGAGCCTACAGCAGTTAGAAAGCTGCAGGAGGAATTGGGCATTTTAGAAATTGAAGAAGATAATGAGATTAGAAAAATATTATATACCCTTACCGTACTTGTTGATGAGCATATTAATGAGTTGAGAATCAACAAGGACTGCATGGAAACATTGGATGTTACATTTGCCAAGGCAAAGCTATCAGTAGAGATGAAAGCAGTTCCTGTGTCCATCACAACGGAACGAAAAATCATCATAAAGCAGGGGAGACACCCTTTATTGAAGCCAGACCTATGCGTTCCTCTTGATTTTGAAATCAGAGGTGATCTTCGTGATAACGCTGTTAACGGTGTTGTGATTACTGGGCCAAATACAGGCGGTAAAACCGTTGCCTTAAAAACCATTGGCTTACTGTCAATGATGGCACAAAGTGGTCTTCATGTTCCTGTTTCTCCTGACAGTGTATTTTCTATGCACAACAACATTTTCTGCGATATCGGTGATGGGCAGAGTATTTCCGAAAATCTCTCCACCTTTTCATCCCATATCAAAAATATTGTAGATATTCTAAAAGGGGTAACCAGCGAAAGTCTTGTTTTGCTTGATGAGTTAGGCTCCGGCACAGACCCTGCTGAGGGAATGGGACTGGCAATTGCAATTTTAGAAGAATTAAATCAGAGAGGCTGTCTCTTCGTGGCGACCACCCATTACCCGGAAATAAAGGATTTTGCCAAGAACACAAAAGGACTTATGAATGCACGAATGGAGTTTGACCGCGAAAACTTACAGCCTTTATACAAGCTGCAAATTGGCGAGGCCGGAGAAAGTTGTGCCTTATACATTGCCCAAAGATTAGGATTTCCGGGGCGAATGCTGAAGCGAGCACAAGAGGAAGCATATGGCGGCAGATCCACTGTGTCAAGAGATATACCAACAATTCTGTTTGATGAGGATAATCCTAAGATAAATACTGTTTCCAACACCAAAATTCAAAAAGAAATTCCGAAGGAAAAAGCACTCTCACGGAGCGAAAGCTTTAATATAGGTGACTGTGTAAGGGTTTACCCTCAAAAATTGCTTGGTGTTATTTACAAGAAGACAAATGAAAAAGGCGAGCTTGGAGTGCAGATAAAAGATAAGAAGCAGCTTATTAATCACAAGCGGCTTAAGCTTTTCATTCCTGCCAGCGAACTTTATCCTGAGGATTATGATTTTTCAATTATTTTTGATACGGTAAAAAACCGCAAGGCTAGACACCAACTACAAAAAGGGCACGATGTAGTGATAGAATATGAGGAGGATTTAGATTTTAATGAATAA
- a CDS encoding DUF2922 domain-containing protein has product MIKIAIITSKVLKLTFLTTGGKSFIISVPQPRENLTLSEAQTVMETVIARNIFNSPSGELAAIQDIRVIDMTTNDLYDPPVV; this is encoded by the coding sequence GTGATTAAAATAGCGATTATTACCAGCAAGGTGTTAAAGCTAACTTTTCTTACCACCGGCGGCAAATCCTTCATTATTTCCGTCCCTCAGCCGAGGGAGAACCTGACGCTATCTGAGGCCCAGACCGTGATGGAAACGGTTATAGCCCGGAATATCTTTAACAGCCCCAGTGGTGAACTGGCCGCGATACAGGATATCCGGGTAATAGACATGACCACTAACGATCTTTACGATCCGCCGGTGGTGTAA
- a CDS encoding DUF1659 domain-containing protein gives MAVTEITLDSILSTKYQTGTTPAGGPVTRKRSLNYVKPTATSQDIYDVAAALSSLSQYPLLNVLLSKNWELIDE, from the coding sequence ATGGCGGTGACAGAGATAACTTTGGATTCGATATTGTCAACAAAATACCAAACCGGTACTACACCGGCAGGCGGACCGGTGACCCGGAAAAGAAGCCTGAACTATGTGAAGCCTACAGCAACGAGTCAAGACATCTATGATGTTGCAGCGGCTCTGTCAAGTCTGAGCCAGTATCCGCTGCTGAATGTGCTGCTCAGCAAGAACTGGGAGCTTATTGATGAATAA
- a CDS encoding DUF3102 domain-containing protein, translated as MTDTIGTVTDVGSERTPNVIAAEINMIKFQAERVYLAAAVEIGRRLTEAKALLKHGEWGKWLEESVDFSQSRANKMMRIFKEYGAGQLSSSNSDFNPNLNYSQAVLLLGIPKEERAQFIVDMDVEGMTIQELRQAVSERTQALQEKDQALEVNADLQKTVEDQSCIIAGLTEELDNLKSQLENAKTSKAELAKTTRHLKDSLESLQQSSSAKGYERMKRNFTNTSLKVRANHIAFLCESLDETIKEVKHKLLQIAPNDKETYIIYKNKVYDLLKMWLKDETWSRQARPGGDAQ; from the coding sequence ATGACTGATACAATAGGTACAGTAACTGATGTCGGCAGCGAACGCACGCCTAATGTCATCGCAGCTGAAATTAACATGATCAAATTTCAGGCTGAGAGGGTCTATCTTGCCGCCGCCGTCGAGATCGGAAGGCGGCTGACGGAGGCTAAGGCCTTGCTCAAGCATGGAGAATGGGGCAAGTGGCTGGAGGAGTCCGTGGATTTCTCTCAGAGCAGGGCCAATAAAATGATGCGTATCTTCAAAGAGTACGGAGCCGGACAGCTTTCCTCCTCAAATTCGGATTTTAATCCGAATTTAAACTACAGCCAGGCGGTGCTTCTTTTAGGTATCCCAAAAGAGGAACGGGCGCAGTTCATCGTGGATATGGATGTGGAAGGTATGACCATCCAGGAACTGCGGCAGGCGGTAAGTGAACGAACTCAGGCCTTGCAGGAAAAGGACCAGGCCCTGGAGGTTAACGCGGACCTCCAGAAAACAGTGGAAGACCAAAGCTGTATCATCGCCGGGCTGACTGAAGAGCTGGACAATCTGAAGTCCCAATTGGAGAACGCCAAGACATCCAAAGCCGAACTCGCTAAAACGACCAGGCATCTGAAGGATTCCCTAGAATCCCTCCAACAAAGCTCATCCGCCAAGGGCTACGAGAGGATGAAAAGGAACTTCACTAATACGTCCCTCAAGGTCAGGGCTAACCATATCGCTTTCCTCTGTGAAAGCCTGGATGAAACCATTAAGGAAGTGAAGCATAAACTGCTCCAAATCGCTCCCAATGACAAGGAGACGTATATCATTTATAAGAATAAAGTTTATGATCTGCTGAAAATGTGGCTTAAGGACGAGACGTGGAGCAGGCAAGCTCGCCCCGGCGGAGATGCTCAGTAA
- a CDS encoding type II toxin-antitoxin system HicB family antitoxin gives MLSKEWWMMKRNYVFPAIIERDKTSGKYTVVFPDLPGCAIEGEDFIQAYYWAGPRLGFHLYMMDRDYEHIPDASDTSNWEIAADAVVVQVAANLQEYQRMYGPKFARKAIGFPSWLFQLGKKGRPISAQEIREVLREKLGIDTLPENSQ, from the coding sequence ATGCTCAGTAAGGAATGGTGGATGATGAAGAGAAACTATGTTTTCCCAGCCATTATTGAGCGGGATAAAACAAGCGGCAAATATACGGTTGTTTTTCCGGACCTGCCGGGCTGTGCCATCGAAGGGGAGGATTTCATCCAGGCCTATTACTGGGCCGGGCCCAGGCTGGGGTTTCATTTATATATGATGGACAGAGATTATGAGCACATCCCCGATGCTTCGGATACTTCAAACTGGGAAATCGCGGCTGACGCTGTCGTTGTTCAGGTAGCAGCCAATCTGCAGGAGTACCAGCGCATGTACGGCCCCAAATTCGCCAGAAAAGCCATCGGGTTTCCCAGCTGGCTCTTCCAATTAGGGAAAAAAGGCAGGCCGATTTCCGCGCAGGAGATTCGGGAGGTATTGAGGGAGAAGCTGGGGATTGACACCCTGCCTGAAAACTCTCAATAA
- a CDS encoding CarD family transcriptional regulator, which yields MFNVGDKIFYPVHGTCIIEAVAEKEILGERKLCYILNIPQEKLHVMIPMDKAVNIGIRQVVKPEILENVLSSFNLGNTDPIIFENQRWCKDINKKKFKSGDIYKGAEIIRDLTRKGQKNKLDANDTNMLNNARQVFVSEIMEVKGLEEKLAIRLLDEVLNS from the coding sequence ATGTTTAACGTAGGCGACAAAATTTTTTATCCGGTTCATGGAACTTGCATTATCGAAGCGGTTGCAGAAAAAGAGATTTTAGGGGAAAGAAAACTCTGCTACATTTTGAATATTCCTCAGGAAAAATTACATGTTATGATTCCTATGGACAAAGCTGTCAATATAGGGATACGTCAGGTCGTTAAACCTGAGATATTAGAAAATGTACTCAGTAGTTTTAACCTTGGAAATACTGACCCAATTATCTTTGAAAATCAACGATGGTGCAAAGATATTAATAAAAAGAAATTTAAAAGTGGTGACATTTATAAAGGTGCGGAAATTATTCGTGATTTAACACGTAAGGGCCAAAAAAATAAACTTGATGCAAATGACACAAACATGTTGAATAATGCACGTCAGGTTTTTGTCAGTGAGATTATGGAGGTAAAGGGCCTAGAAGAAAAACTGGCGATTCGTTTATTGGATGAAGTGTTGAATTCCTGA